The following coding sequences lie in one Myxococcus xanthus genomic window:
- a CDS encoding lamin tail domain-containing protein — MSRCPLALTRLLGLGVLCLGVVLVGCGDSATSPLPPPAKSLPDAALSTVQVDRAEQVLADGVDRVAITVTVRQKDGSPMAGRTVRVEVSGDGNTVTQPADRTNAQGVATASVVSTRGGSKRVTASVDAEGGAVVLGSRPVVGFTVLRASRLAFAAASLSARAGAPIGGLDVEFRDADGRPVPSVTGEVTLSLAAGPGGASLGGTLRAQAVDGVARFQEVVLTRAGLGYQLKAEATGVEGAVSPSFDVTPAAAATVEVTGLPQTAIAGSTHDAEVTVRDAFGNVASGYRGTLSVQSSDATATLPGGHTFTEVNAGRFRFTGITLRRAGTQRVDVQDAAQAGLAGRQDVRVSADRTAALAFARVPSHASVRAALTAVEVVLQDAHGNRTPVGAPSVTLSLVPAGGVPLRGVTEVAPVEGLASFSSVHVDTEGRFQLQATADGLTPATSTDIDIIDNVFPSVPVLAATTATPDSVTVSWMAVGDDGDQGRAASHALHYSLNPIETDADFNQATPVGGLGEPAEAGTQESAVLTGLQPGTNYHVALRVADNQGNAVRSASLMVQTQVQGVTRLVFSQQPVDGDAGDTQPDIRVSLLDGDGQVVTTATSPVTLTLEDEPGFTPLQVAAVAGVATFSGVVVEQAGTHRFIAAATGLGPEPSDTFTVEPGDAVRLALTGLVSPVAAGAEGSVVVTAHDAFDNVATGYTGAVRFTSTDAEAELPGDYTFTVADAGRRTFSGVMLLTSGTQSVTVVDTARPVLTDTLEVEVSTGAAAELELSALPAAVAAGEAQSLTVTARDGFGNIVTGYTGTVRFESDDPEATLPADYTFVPGQDAGQHTFSVTLMTSGARSVTVRDTGNAGLTVTVSTQVLSGPAAQLTVQLASATTLAGEPVAATVSVRDAHGNLTSGYRGSVHFEIPGDAQATIPADYTFTESDAGQRLFNVTFAAVGSGQLVVTDTAAATLTGTSTVTVQPGLLTALSVVGPTESIVAGEPQSFAVSAHDRFGNVLTAYAGTVEPTSTDPEAAPLSTYTYTEADQGAHTFTITFETAGAQSVTFTDGDAAVADTYDFSVEAGAPVQLAFVAPPEPGTVLEPLSETRVALQDAFGNVSNATAPSVTLQLVGAVGVTLGGTLTVAPVAGVAVFNDLTVDQAGSFVLSATTENPALPTVDTMVTITDDVAPAEPVLSVSLVDNMTVRLTWLATGDNGGVGNAARYELRYSAGPIDPQSFALASEVPTAAPRAPGQAEEVIHALPPSQAATWYFALRVFDGANNGSTVAFASIEVPGPCGDVVCTPRAPECAADGVQRVTYAEACVVTAGLAECEYTPASEVCPGQDGVCIEGACDTAPAPGARELVISEVMHRPDANTTEYVELTSTVDAPRDITNLRIRFDNGAGGETDFSVLTAGDRPLIVPGRGTFVLANNTDVATNGGVAAQYGYGSTLFELGHTGHLFVEMGATVVDDVAYSASFPQTTGRSMNLSSVVVGTRASQHAWYWCDSEASLPGGGQGTPGGANASCGVEITGPVDYCAIQYPKSFATPIRAGRAESVFSQFYESQVSTRNQNGNDGFPHLVAELGYGTDAASPDSWTWVPAQANAGFATPGNNDELVAPLNIAAPGSYIYGFRYRFTQGPEVAQEWVYCDQDGVVAQASTGNYGTVTVVPAPAVANHVVISEVSGGLSNSATNEFVELHNPTDADVDISGWRLQYKSATGGSYSGSYTIPAGTFIRAHGYFLLGHNGYTGPVARDLNYGTVFDISASPTAGGHVRIGPGLTTNVNDVAVDKVAWGTGNSPEGTVAPFHPASGGSLERKALSTSTSATMAAGSSDEDFGNGRDSDNNNADFVTRAIRQPQNSLSPTEQP; from the coding sequence ATGTCCCGTTGTCCTCTCGCGCTCACCCGGTTGCTGGGGTTGGGCGTGCTGTGCCTCGGCGTTGTGCTGGTGGGGTGTGGTGACAGCGCCACGTCGCCGCTCCCGCCGCCAGCGAAGTCCCTGCCCGACGCGGCGCTCTCCACGGTGCAGGTGGACCGGGCGGAGCAGGTGCTGGCGGACGGCGTGGACCGGGTCGCCATCACCGTGACGGTGCGGCAGAAGGACGGCTCGCCCATGGCGGGCCGCACGGTGCGGGTGGAGGTCTCCGGCGACGGGAACACCGTGACGCAGCCCGCGGACCGGACGAATGCCCAGGGCGTGGCCACCGCGTCCGTGGTGTCCACGCGAGGCGGCTCGAAGCGGGTGACGGCCTCGGTGGATGCCGAGGGAGGCGCGGTGGTGTTGGGTTCGCGTCCCGTCGTCGGCTTCACCGTGCTGCGGGCCTCGAGGCTGGCCTTCGCGGCGGCCTCGCTGTCGGCCCGAGCCGGTGCACCCATTGGCGGGCTGGACGTCGAGTTCCGGGACGCCGATGGCCGCCCGGTTCCGTCCGTCACGGGGGAGGTGACGCTCTCGCTGGCCGCTGGCCCGGGTGGGGCTTCCCTGGGAGGCACGCTCCGGGCTCAGGCCGTGGACGGCGTCGCCCGCTTCCAGGAAGTGGTGCTGACGCGCGCAGGCCTGGGCTATCAGCTCAAGGCCGAGGCCACCGGCGTCGAGGGCGCGGTCAGCCCTTCGTTCGACGTGACGCCGGCCGCCGCCGCCACCGTCGAGGTGACGGGGCTGCCGCAGACCGCCATCGCGGGCTCCACGCATGATGCGGAGGTGACGGTGCGTGACGCGTTCGGCAACGTCGCCAGTGGCTATCGCGGCACGCTGAGCGTGCAGTCCTCGGACGCCACGGCCACGCTGCCGGGCGGGCACACCTTCACGGAGGTGAACGCGGGCCGCTTCCGTTTCACGGGCATCACCCTGCGGCGGGCGGGCACCCAGCGCGTCGACGTGCAGGACGCCGCGCAAGCGGGCCTGGCGGGGCGCCAGGACGTGCGCGTCTCGGCGGACCGGACCGCGGCATTGGCTTTCGCGCGCGTGCCTTCGCATGCGTCCGTTCGCGCCGCGCTGACCGCCGTGGAGGTGGTGCTCCAGGATGCGCATGGCAACCGGACGCCCGTGGGCGCACCTTCGGTGACGCTGTCCCTGGTGCCGGCGGGTGGCGTGCCACTGCGTGGTGTCACCGAGGTGGCGCCCGTGGAGGGGCTGGCGTCGTTCTCCAGCGTGCACGTGGACACGGAGGGCCGCTTCCAGCTTCAGGCCACCGCGGATGGACTGACGCCCGCCACGAGCACGGACATCGACATCATCGACAATGTGTTCCCCTCCGTCCCTGTCCTCGCCGCGACCACGGCCACGCCCGACAGCGTCACGGTGTCCTGGATGGCCGTGGGTGATGACGGCGACCAGGGGCGGGCCGCGTCGCATGCCCTGCATTACTCGCTGAACCCGATTGAGACGGATGCGGACTTCAACCAGGCGACGCCGGTGGGCGGCCTGGGCGAGCCCGCGGAGGCTGGCACGCAGGAGTCCGCCGTCCTCACGGGCCTTCAGCCTGGCACGAACTACCACGTGGCGCTGCGCGTGGCGGACAACCAGGGCAACGCGGTCCGCTCCGCCAGCTTGATGGTGCAGACGCAGGTACAGGGCGTCACGCGGCTCGTCTTCTCCCAGCAGCCCGTGGATGGTGACGCGGGCGACACGCAGCCGGACATCCGCGTCTCGCTGCTGGATGGCGACGGACAGGTCGTCACCACGGCCACGTCGCCGGTGACGCTCACGCTGGAGGATGAACCCGGCTTCACGCCGTTGCAGGTAGCGGCGGTCGCGGGCGTGGCGACCTTCTCGGGCGTGGTGGTGGAGCAGGCGGGTACGCACCGCTTCATCGCGGCGGCCACGGGGTTGGGCCCGGAGCCCAGCGACACGTTCACCGTCGAGCCGGGCGACGCTGTCCGTCTGGCGCTCACGGGCCTTGTTTCACCCGTGGCCGCGGGCGCCGAGGGCAGCGTGGTGGTGACGGCCCATGACGCCTTCGACAACGTGGCCACGGGCTACACCGGTGCGGTGCGCTTCACGTCCACCGACGCCGAGGCGGAACTGCCTGGTGACTACACGTTCACCGTGGCGGATGCGGGCCGGCGGACCTTCAGCGGCGTGATGCTGCTGACGTCGGGGACCCAGAGCGTCACCGTGGTGGACACGGCGCGGCCGGTGCTGACCGACACGCTCGAGGTGGAGGTGAGCACCGGTGCGGCCGCCGAGTTGGAGCTGAGCGCGCTTCCCGCGGCAGTGGCGGCCGGCGAGGCGCAGAGCCTCACCGTCACCGCGCGCGACGGCTTCGGAAACATCGTCACGGGCTACACTGGCACGGTGCGCTTCGAGTCGGATGACCCGGAGGCGACGCTGCCCGCGGACTACACCTTCGTTCCCGGGCAGGACGCGGGGCAGCACACGTTCTCGGTGACGCTGATGACCTCCGGGGCGCGTTCGGTGACGGTGCGGGATACGGGCAACGCGGGGCTGACGGTGACGGTGAGCACCCAGGTCCTGTCTGGCCCCGCTGCACAGTTGACGGTGCAGTTGGCTTCCGCGACGACCCTCGCGGGCGAGCCCGTGGCGGCCACTGTGTCGGTGCGGGATGCACACGGCAACCTCACCTCGGGTTACCGGGGCTCGGTCCACTTCGAGATTCCGGGGGACGCCCAGGCCACCATCCCTGCGGACTACACCTTCACTGAGTCTGACGCCGGCCAGCGCCTCTTCAATGTGACGTTCGCCGCGGTGGGCAGTGGCCAGCTCGTCGTCACGGACACCGCGGCGGCGACGCTGACGGGGACTTCCACTGTGACGGTGCAGCCCGGACTCCTCACGGCGTTGTCGGTGGTGGGGCCGACGGAGTCCATCGTCGCGGGCGAGCCGCAGTCCTTCGCCGTCTCCGCGCATGACCGCTTCGGCAACGTGCTGACGGCGTACGCGGGAACGGTGGAGCCCACGTCCACGGACCCGGAGGCCGCGCCGTTGTCGACGTACACGTACACGGAGGCGGACCAGGGGGCGCACACCTTCACCATCACCTTCGAGACGGCGGGTGCGCAGTCAGTGACGTTCACGGACGGCGATGCCGCGGTGGCCGACACGTATGACTTCTCCGTGGAGGCGGGTGCGCCCGTGCAGCTCGCGTTCGTCGCGCCTCCGGAGCCGGGCACCGTCCTGGAGCCGCTGTCCGAGACGCGGGTGGCCTTGCAGGATGCGTTCGGCAACGTCTCGAACGCCACGGCGCCGTCCGTGACGCTCCAGTTGGTGGGGGCGGTCGGGGTGACGCTGGGCGGCACCTTGACGGTGGCGCCGGTTGCGGGCGTGGCCGTCTTCAACGACCTCACGGTGGATCAGGCGGGTAGCTTCGTCCTCTCCGCGACCACGGAGAACCCGGCGCTGCCTACCGTTGACACGATGGTCACCATCACCGACGACGTCGCGCCCGCCGAGCCCGTGCTGAGCGTCAGCCTCGTGGACAACATGACGGTGCGCCTGACGTGGCTGGCCACGGGAGATAACGGCGGCGTGGGCAACGCCGCTCGCTACGAGCTGCGCTACAGCGCGGGGCCGATTGACCCACAGAGCTTCGCGCTGGCCAGCGAGGTGCCCACGGCGGCGCCACGGGCGCCGGGACAGGCGGAGGAAGTGATTCACGCGCTGCCGCCGTCCCAGGCGGCCACCTGGTACTTCGCGCTCCGCGTCTTCGATGGCGCGAACAATGGCAGCACCGTGGCTTTCGCCTCCATCGAAGTGCCGGGGCCCTGCGGTGATGTCGTCTGCACGCCGCGCGCGCCGGAGTGCGCCGCGGACGGAGTACAGCGTGTGACCTACGCGGAGGCGTGCGTGGTGACGGCGGGCCTGGCGGAGTGCGAGTACACGCCCGCTTCGGAGGTCTGCCCGGGCCAGGACGGTGTCTGCATCGAGGGCGCCTGTGACACGGCGCCCGCGCCCGGGGCACGGGAGTTGGTCATCAGCGAGGTCATGCACCGCCCGGATGCGAACACCACCGAATACGTGGAGCTGACCAGCACCGTCGACGCACCGCGGGACATCACGAACCTGCGCATCCGCTTCGACAATGGCGCGGGCGGCGAGACGGACTTCAGCGTGCTGACGGCCGGGGACCGACCCCTCATCGTCCCAGGCCGGGGCACCTTCGTCCTCGCGAACAACACGGATGTGGCCACCAACGGCGGTGTGGCGGCGCAGTACGGCTACGGGAGCACGCTCTTCGAGCTTGGCCATACGGGGCACCTCTTCGTCGAGATGGGCGCCACCGTGGTGGATGACGTGGCGTACTCGGCCTCCTTCCCGCAGACGACGGGGCGCTCGATGAACCTGTCGTCCGTGGTGGTGGGGACTCGGGCGAGCCAGCACGCCTGGTACTGGTGTGACTCGGAGGCGTCACTTCCTGGCGGTGGACAGGGCACGCCGGGCGGCGCCAACGCGTCCTGCGGCGTGGAGATCACCGGCCCGGTGGACTACTGCGCCATCCAGTATCCGAAGTCCTTCGCCACGCCCATCCGGGCGGGCCGCGCGGAGTCCGTCTTCAGCCAGTTCTACGAGTCCCAGGTGAGCACCAGGAACCAGAATGGCAACGACGGCTTCCCGCACCTGGTGGCCGAGCTGGGCTATGGGACTGACGCCGCGTCACCGGACTCGTGGACGTGGGTGCCAGCGCAGGCGAACGCGGGCTTCGCCACGCCGGGCAACAACGATGAGCTGGTGGCCCCGCTGAACATCGCGGCGCCGGGCAGCTACATCTACGGCTTCCGCTACCGCTTCACCCAGGGGCCCGAGGTGGCCCAGGAGTGGGTTTACTGCGACCAGGACGGCGTCGTCGCGCAGGCGAGCACGGGCAACTACGGCACGGTGACGGTGGTACCGGCGCCGGCCGTGGCCAACCACGTCGTCATCAGCGAGGTGAGCGGCGGCCTTTCGAACTCGGCGACGAACGAGTTCGTGGAGCTCCACAACCCGACGGATGCGGACGTCGACATCAGCGGCTGGCGGCTCCAGTACAAGTCCGCGACGGGGGGCTCGTACAGCGGCAGCTACACCATTCCCGCGGGGACTTTCATCCGGGCTCATGGGTACTTCCTGCTGGGGCACAATGGCTATACCGGTCCCGTGGCGCGAGACCTGAACTACGGCACGGTGTTCGACATCTCGGCGTCACCGACGGCCGGAGGCCATGTCCGCATCGGTCCTGGGCTGACGACCAACGTCAATGACGTGGCGGTGGACAAGGTGGCGTGGGGCACAGGGAACTCGCCCGAAGGCACGGTGGCGCCCTTTCACCCCGCGTCGGGTGGCAGCCTGGAGCGGAAGGCCCTGTCCACCTCGACCTCCGCCACCATGGCCGCGGGCAGCAGTGACGAGGACTTCGGCAACGGCCGGGACTCGGACAACAACAACGCGGACTTCGTCACCCGGGCCATCCGTCAGCCACAGAACTCCCTGAGCCCGACGGAACAGCCGTAG
- a CDS encoding SDR family oxidoreductase — translation MADGVFRDGLLAGKVAFISGGSSGINLGIAESFVKAGAKVAINGRNVEKLEAAVKGLQAHGTAMGVAADVRDYAAVEKALQTVREAYGELDVVVCGAAGNFPAPALGMSSNGFKAVMDIDVLGTFNISRAAFEHLRKPGASLINISAPQAYLPMAMQAHVCAAKAGVDMLTRVLAIEWGGSGVRVNSITPGPIDDTEGMRRLAPSDEGRDKLAQALPLQRFGKKQDIAQLALFLASEGSSYITGSIMVCDGGQSLMGGGALMAALGM, via the coding sequence ATGGCTGATGGCGTGTTCCGGGACGGGCTGCTCGCGGGCAAGGTGGCGTTCATTTCTGGCGGCAGCAGTGGCATCAACCTCGGCATCGCCGAGTCCTTCGTGAAGGCGGGCGCCAAGGTGGCCATCAACGGCCGCAACGTGGAGAAGCTCGAGGCCGCGGTGAAGGGGCTTCAGGCGCACGGCACCGCCATGGGCGTGGCGGCCGACGTCCGGGACTATGCCGCCGTGGAGAAGGCCCTCCAGACGGTGCGCGAGGCCTACGGTGAGCTGGACGTCGTCGTGTGCGGCGCCGCTGGCAACTTCCCCGCGCCCGCGCTGGGCATGTCCTCCAACGGCTTCAAGGCCGTCATGGACATCGACGTGCTGGGCACCTTCAACATCAGCCGCGCCGCCTTCGAGCACCTGCGCAAGCCGGGCGCGTCCCTCATCAACATCTCCGCGCCCCAGGCCTATCTCCCCATGGCCATGCAGGCCCACGTCTGTGCCGCCAAGGCCGGCGTGGACATGCTCACCCGCGTGCTGGCCATCGAGTGGGGTGGCTCCGGCGTGCGCGTCAACTCGATTACCCCCGGCCCCATCGACGACACGGAAGGCATGCGCCGGCTGGCCCCCAGCGACGAGGGCCGCGACAAGCTCGCCCAGGCCCTGCCGCTCCAGCGTTTCGGGAAGAAGCAGGACATCGCCCAGCTCGCGCTCTTCCTGGCGTCGGAAGGCTCGTCCTACATCACCGGATCCATCATGGTCTGCGACGGTGGCCAGTCCCTGATGGGCGGCGGGGCGCTCATGGCCGCGCTCGGCATGTAA